Proteins found in one Pelmatolapia mariae isolate MD_Pm_ZW linkage group LG7, Pm_UMD_F_2, whole genome shotgun sequence genomic segment:
- the LOC134631857 gene encoding zinc finger protein 516-like encodes MALLANQIMDARILSSMNGRVELSQFLRVTNQSIVSQVNSSQDDNRKNRKYPCPLCGKRFRFNSILSLHMRTHTGEKPFKCPYCDHRAAQKGNLKIHLRTHKQGILGKGRGRIREENRLLHELEERAILRDRQMRASHVSQPQAANINHHQKPLPQTFSTQPQLLSNSSAADSQPCGSTSPKLTTIHDEAIQPQTTGFRCSFCKGKFRKQQELERHIRILHKPYKCTLCEFAASHEEELISHVEMTHITADSGSGQKPTIGAGDQGKPVGEFPCEVCGQTFSQAWFLKGHMRKHKDSFEHCCQICGRRFKEPWFLKNHMKVHLNKLAAKANLPPERDSSAEMSNLTPSEHQSNLYSQYISRIHNRFLTAERVDHPDYNQMIAAAGVDMKVREMLGRMISSGPGAVTDAESSSSMGLNHLHPPLSSSSMEYLQKVIAARDALTNSSSYAGWQIITPGLPIEQQMFSPKDQQQQQQQQQCSSYLPERCLPVDDGKLCFGDPDTKAISRPGSPGSVSHHGPAEMITETGNSGSAVDHQPQSSSPATGEKVYRCPPSNDYTSAQTASLGFHLDQYHFTHWQNNGDLSSPLQPSSSSSSSPNPSSKLRPRSREDWSPAAGPYLGLESHSENSLLINKQSDLADRDAGLDGSLSAQTRKSQYEPLDLSVRPDTVTSHSAVSPAVLVQMSSVFSNGLSSSITRQRQSYSNAPAELSVKPTFQSDLLVHGAKEEMNAQNAGSTVHDGEGEFEKSDQGREDKNDNAAKWKILKNNVLESKEPGQASADFEGAGEKKQDKLGQWVRAVAESPISSLESLTPGQSDPLQHQGGLLSFLRSQGSLNSTPASAHKVGLNGGGNMEKDIASARKPFQCRYCPYSASQKGNLKTHVLCVHRKPFDNSLYPDRRLRRSHTPQMPSRLPLSITGDNHAPERDQIGVTSLCGT; translated from the exons ATGGCACTTCTGGCCAATCAAATCATGGATGCACGAATTCTCAGCAGCATGAATGGGAGAGTAGAGCTTTCCCAGTTCCTGAGAGTCACCAATCAAAGTATTGTCTCCCAGGTTAATTCTTCCCAAGATGATAACcgcaaaaacaggaagtatcCCTGCCCGTTATGTGGAAAGCGTTTCCGCTTCAACAGCATCCTTTCCCTTCACATGCGCACTCATACAGGTGAGAAGCCTTTCAAGTGCCCGTACTGCGACCACAGGGCTGCACAGAAGGGGAACCTGAAGATACACCTCCGCACACACAAGCAAGGCATTCTGGGCAAAGGCCGTGGGAGGATTAGGGAGGAGAACAGGTTGCTTCACGAGCTCGAGGAAAGGGCGATACTAAGAGACAGGCAGATGAGAGCTAGTCACGTTAGCCAACCGCAAGCAGCTAATATAAACCACCATCAAAAGCCTCTACCGCAGACTTTTTCAACACAGCCTCAGCTGTTAAGCAACTCTAGCGCAGCAGACAGCCAGCCATGTGGATCCACCTCTCCCAAGTTGACTACAATTCACGACGAGGCCATCCAGCCCCAAACCACTGGCTTCCGCTGCTCTTTCTGTAAGGGAAAGTTCAGGAAGCAGCAAGAGCTCGAGCGCCACATCAGAATCCTCCACAAACCCTACAAATGTACTCTGTGTGAATTTGCTGCCTCACACGAGGAGGAGCTCATCAGCCATGTTGAAATGACACATATCACAGCCGATTCGGGCTCAGGACAAAAGCCCACGATTGGGGCTGGTGATCAGGGAAAGCCTGTCGGTGAATTCCCCTGTGAGGTGTGCGGCCAGACCTTCAGCCAGGCCTGGTTCCTAAAGGGCCACATGAGGAAACACAAGGATTCTTTTGAGCACTGCTGCCAAATCTGTGGCCGTCGCTTCAAGGAACCCTGGTTTTTGAAGAACCACATGAAGGTGCACCTTAATAAGCTCGCTGCTAAGGCCAATCTCCCACCCGAGCGCGATTCCTCTGCTGAAATGAGTAACCTGACGCCATCGGAGCATCAGAGCAACCTCTACTCCCAGTACATCTCCCGCATTCACAACAGGTTCCTTACAGCTGAGAGAGTGGACCACCCAGATTACAACCAGATGATAGCTGCAGCAGGTGTTGACATGAAGGTCAGAGAGATGTTAGGGCGGATGATTTCCTCAGGGCCTGGTGCAGTGACAGATGCAGAGAGCTCTTCTTCGATgggtctaaatcatctccaccCTCCGCTGAGTTCCTCTAGCATGGAATATCTGCAGAAAGTAATTGCTGCCAGAGATGCTCtcaccaacagcagcagctaTGCGGGTTGGCAGATCATAACACCAGGGTTACCTATTGAACAGCAAATGTTCAGCCCTAaagaccagcagcagcagcagcagcagcagcagtgctcCTCCTATCTGCCAGAGAGATGTCTCCCTGTAGATGATGGGAAACTGTGCTTCGGTGACCCAGACACCAAAGCCATAAGCAGACCTGGGAGCCCCGGCAGCGTGAGTCATCATGGGCCAGCAGAGATGATCACCGAGACAGGGAACTCTGGCAGCGCTGTGGACCATCAACCACAATCTTCTTCTCCAGCTACAG GTGAGAAAGTCTACAGGTGTCCACCTTCAAATGACTACACCTCTGCACAGACAGCCTCCCTCGGCTTCCATCTGGATCAGTACCACTTCACACACTGGCAGAACAACGGGGATCTTTCTTCTCCTCTGCAgcctagcagcagcagcagctccagcCCTAACCCCAGCTCCAAGCTCCGACCCAGATCCAGGGAGGACTGGAGCCCGGCTGCGGGGCCGTACCTCGGTCTGGAGAGCCACAGCGAAAATTCCTTGCTCATTAACAAGCAGTCCGATCTCGCTGACCGAGATGCGGGTCTAGACGGCTCTTTGTCTGCTCAAACTCGGAAGTCCCAGTATGAGCCTTTGGATTTGTCTGTCAGGCCAGACACCGTCACATCTCATTCAGCTGTGTCTCCTGCTGTGCTGGTACAGATGTCCAGCGTTTTTAGTAATGGACTGTCCTCCTCCATTACCCGCCAGCGACAAAGTTACTCGAACGCACCAGCTGAACTCAGTGTGAAACCCACATTTCAGTCTGACCTCTTGGTGCACGGAGCCAAGGAGGAGATGAACGCACAGAACGCAGGCTCTACAGTTCATGATGGTGAAGGTGAATTTGAGAAATCTGACCAAGGGAGGGAGGACAAAAATGACAACGCTGCCAAGTggaaaatactgaaaaataatGTCCTCGAGTCAAAAGAGCCAGGACAggccagcgctgattttgaggGTGCTGGTGAAAAGAAGCAAGACAAGCTAGGACAATGGGTCAGAGCTGTGGCTGAATCTCCCATTTCCTCTCTGGAGAGCTTAACTCCAGGACAGTCGGATCCACTTCAGCACCAGGGCGGCCTGCTCTCCTTCCTCAGATCCCAGGGGAGCCTCAACAGCACACCTGCTAGCGCCCACAAAGTCGGTCTGAACGGTGGGGGGAACATGGAGAAAGATATTGCATCAG CTCGGAAGCCTTTCCAGTGCCGTTACTGCCCCTACAGCGCCTCCCAGAAGGGCAACCTGAAGACTCACGTCCTTTGTGTGCACCGTAAGCCGTTCGACAACAGTCTCTACCCTGACCGCCGCCTTCGACGTTCGCACACACCCCAGATGCCCTCCAGACTGCCTCTGAGCATCACGGGAGACAACCATGCGCCAGAGAGAGACCAGATCGGCGTGACATCCCTCTGCGGGACTTGA